Part of the Candidatus Chlorohelix allophototropha genome, TACGAGCAATTGGCTGAGCCAGAAAAAACCATCAAGACAGCGCTTACCCAGGTCAAAGTGTTACATTGCGATGAAACCGGGTTGTACGTAGAAGGCAAGCGCCACTGGTTGCACGTAGCCAGCACACCACATTTAACCCACTATGCTCACCATTTACGGCGAGGTAGTAAAGCCACAGACGAGATTGGGATTTTACCGGCTTTCCAGGGCGCAGCGATCCACGATGGTTGGTCTAACTATCTGCGCTATGCCTGTACCCACGGTCTGTGTAACGCCCATCATCTCAGGGAACTTGCTTTTGTCCACGAACAACTCAAGCAGGCGTGGGCGGCTGAGTTCACCACCCTTCTTGTGGACTTGAAAGAAGAAGTGGAAGTCGCCAGGGCTAGGTCTGAAACCAGTTTAAGCAGTGCACGGTTAGCGCATTTCGAAGAGCGCTACCAGCAATTGATCGCACAGGGTCTGGCAGCTAATCCTCCTCCCCAGGGTGGCTGGCCTTGTGGAAAACGGGGCAAGCCCCGGCAGAGCAAGCCTAAGAACTTACTGGATCGGCTGGATAAACAGCGTCATCAAGTGCTGCTGTTTGCCTACCGTTTTGATGTGCCTTTTGATAACAATCTGGCCGAGCGTGATATTCGGATGGTTAAAGTGCAACAAAAGGTTTCAGGTTGTTTTCGCAGCCAGGAAGGTGCCAGCTTCTTTTGTCGGATAAGAGGCTACCTTTCCACCATGAAAAAGCAAGGTGAAAATTTGTTGGTTGCGCTCCTTGACACTTTTTGTGGGCAACCTCCCCTTCCCA contains:
- the tnpC gene encoding IS66 family transposase, which codes for MTLEEQLAQLQNDYAQLEAKAASQAALIAQLIERIQTLEARLSQDSHNSSKPPSSDGFKRSPKKRSLRKSSGKKPGGQPGHEGQALKQSENPDTVIAHLPTTCEKCQTDLTKEAALPHFEPRQVFELPTQLKLHVTEHRTYSKKCPTCQTVTKAKFPQSVKNWVQYGPGFRALAVYLITYQLLPYARVCELLNEIYSESLSPGSLVNMIAECYEQLAEPEKTIKTALTQVKVLHCDETGLYVEGKRHWLHVASTPHLTHYAHHLRRGSKATDEIGILPAFQGAAIHDGWSNYLRYACTHGLCNAHHLRELAFVHEQLKQAWAAEFTTLLVDLKEEVEVARARSETSLSSARLAHFEERYQQLIAQGLAANPPPQGGWPCGKRGKPRQSKPKNLLDRLDKQRHQVLLFAYRFDVPFDNNLAERDIRMVKVQQKVSGCFRSQEGASFFCRIRGYLSTMKKQGENLLVALLDTFCGQPPLPKLLV